A segment of the candidate division KSB1 bacterium genome:
TCTACAAGACCGAGCCCATCACCTGCGAGCGCGAGCTGGTGGACAAGACCGCCAGTAATCTTCTGTTTTACCAGGTCCAGGAAAGACTCTCCCCCTCAACTCCCCACCGCCTTCTCCGCAACAGCACAAGAAGTGTCCTCCCTGGCTGTGTCAAGTGCTCGCCATCAGGGGCGAGCGCAATCAGGAGTTGGGCTACTGAGCCCCAACCTTCACCCTCCGGAGCAGCCAGAACCCCCTAGCCACGGCGCGAGATGGGTCGCTCCACAACGTCCTTGCCCAGCCCGGGTCAAAAATGAGTGTCCAACTGCGGTGACCGTGCAAAACACAACGGGGCTGGTCGCCACCCGACCAGCCCCTGGTTCTTGCAGCCGCGAAAGGACTACCTGTAAGTGATCGTCAAGCCGGCATTGAAGGTGCGCGGTAGCCCAAGGAACACCTCGGCATCATCCGCATCGTGGTCCTTGTCCCAGGCGTTGTACGCGCTGTTGTCGGTGGCATCCTGAATGTACTCGGTATCCAGCGCGTTGAACAGATGGGCAAAAAGCTGCAGTCCCACGCCACCAAAGCGGAAAGGCAGATCGTAGGTGAGGTGGAAGTCAAGCACGCCGTAGTCGGGTGCGCGCCAGCTCTGCTTGCGGTCGGCGGGGTTGGTTCTGCCCAGCGGGTCCCAATCGGCATAGTGGCGCATGTAGTAGCGATAGACCGCCTGCGCCTTTAGCCCACGCAGCGGGAAAAGCGAGCCCACGAGGGCAAACTGCGTCTGCGGCGCGTCGCCCACCTTCAGGTCCTTGACGTAGAAGTTGTAGGCGACGTCCTGGGCACCGCCGGTGGTGTAGTCCTTGTAGACACCGGAGACGTCCTTCAGGTACTTCCAGTCGCCGATGGAAGCGGAGCCTTCGATGCGGAACAGGTGCATCGGCTGGAATGAGGTCTCCAGCTCCACACCCTGGTGGCGCAGGTCAATGCCCTGGATGAAGATAATGCCCTCGGTGCCATCCGGGTTGGTCACTTCGCGCGGCACCGAGCGGTCCATCCAGGTGGTGTGGTAGAGGTTGCCGCGCACCACCAACCTGCCGTCCATGCCCACGTAGTTAACGCCAGCCTCCACCGAGGCGAACTTTTCGTTCTTCGGATCCGTGGCCTTGGTGCCCGTGCGGTCGTTGATCACGTTGTCGAAGATCGGCACCTTCTCCACATAGCCGGCGTTAGCGAAGGCGTCCAACTCTCTGGTCAGACGGTAGCTGGCGCCGCCCTTCACTTGGTACCCGGAGATCCAGTCGGTATTGGCCTTCAACTCGCCGCCCGTGGCCGGGTCCTTGCGGAAGTGGTTGGTGTAGGTGTACTTGATCGTGGAGTAGCCGCCCATGCCGTAGGCGGTCACCGCCCCTCGCGCGTATTCCGCTTGGCCGAACACACCTGCCCAGTCCACCGTGTTGGTAAAGTCATAGTCGATCTTGTCGCCGAGCTTGCGCTGCTTTTCGGCGTCGGTCCAAAAGTCGGAGTGGCTCGCGTAGAAGTACTCGCCGCCCAGCAAGTCGCGCACCTCGCGATAGTGCTTGATCTCGGCGGTGCGCCAATCAACGCCGGCGGTCAACTTCACCGGGGCACTGAGCTGATAGGTCACCTTGGAGATCGCCCCGATCGTCCACTGTGTATTGACACTGTTGCGGAGAATCCCCTTCGAGCCTGCGGTGCTCGCTTTGTTGTTAGCGATGGTGGCATTCCAGTCAGGTGTGCGCGTCGGCGTCGTTGTATTCCATTTGATGGAACCAAACGTGCCCGTGCCCCCGCCCTTGCCGCCCGAGTAGTACACGGTGCTCAGCAGCCCCAACTTCTCCGTGAGCTGTGAGTACCAGTTCAGGTTGACCAGCGGCTTGTGGTAATAGTTCTCGCGCTCGTTGATGAAATTGGGGTTGTAGCGCTCGTGCGTCTTGCCGTCCCAGTACTGCAAGCCGGTGTAGGACGGACTTACCGGACCCCAGTTCTGGTTGTACTTGCGCCCCTGGGCCGCCTGGAAGTACTTGCTGAGCGCCGCTTGGTCGTAGTCACTCAGCTTCTTGGCAAATTCGGCGCTGTAGAC
Coding sequences within it:
- a CDS encoding TonB-dependent receptor, which translates into the protein MKGKLLVIVSLLVVVSVPGLLLAQSGRVVGKVTDARTGAPLPAANVVLQGTVVGAATNLAGEFVIPKAPLGTHQLRVSYIGYRTAFVEVGVQAGLTTRVEMELEPEVISGATIMVLADRAKIRETPVAFTDVRKEEMEARLGSQDIPLVLNTTPSVYATMQGGGAGDARVNVRGFNQRNIAIMINGVPVNDMENAWLYWSNWDGVADATSSIQIQRGLSAVNLATPSIGGTMNIITDPTATELGVRFKQEVGNDGFLKSTLIANSGLIAGKYAFSAGAVRKIGDGVIDKTWTDAWAYYFGASWQVNPNNRLELYELGAPQRHGQNSFRQNIGVYSAEFAKKLSDYDQAALSKYFQAAQGRKYNQNWGPVSPSYTGLQYWDGKTHERYNPNFINERENYYHKPLVNLNWYSQLTEKLGLLSTVYYSGGKGGGTGTFGSIKWNTTTPTRTPDWNATIANNKASTAGSKGILRNSVNTQWTIGAISKVTYQLSAPVKLTAGVDWRTAEIKHYREVRDLLGGEYFYASHSDFWTDAEKQRKLGDKIDYDFTNTVDWAGVFGQAEYARGAVTAYGMGGYSTIKYTYTNHFRKDPATGGELKANTDWISGYQVKGGASYRLTRELDAFANAGYVEKVPIFDNVINDRTGTKATDPKNEKFASVEAGVNYVGMDGRLVVRGNLYHTTWMDRSVPREVTNPDGTEGIIFIQGIDLRHQGVELETSFQPMHLFRIEGSASIGDWKYLKDVSGVYKDYTTGGAQDVAYNFYVKDLKVGDAPQTQFALVGSLFPLRGLKAQAVYRYYMRHYADWDPLGRTNPADRKQSWRAPDYGVLDFHLTYDLPFRFGGVGLQLFAHLFNALDTEYIQDATDNSAYNAWDKDHDADDAEVFLGLPRTFNAGLTITYR